The DNA window CGAGAATTGCGGCAAGTGCCACATGGGGCCCGACCACCCGCAGATCGAGATCTACAACGAATCCAAGCACGGCATCGCCTTCCATGCCAACAAGGACAAGATGGCGCTGGACAAGGAGGGCGACTGGATCCTGGGCCGGGACTACTCGGCCGCCCCGACCTGCGCCACCTGCCACATCGCCGGGCATATGGGCCCGGACGGCAAGGTGGCGGGCAACACGCACGACGTGGGCGAGCGCATCAGCTGGACCCTGCGGCCGGTGGTCAGCGTGAAGCAGAACCTGGTGGTGTTCAAGGACGGGTTCAAGGAGGACTATCCGGAGACCCGCCCGGTCCCCAAGGTCGGGGAGAAGATCGAGACTGTCGAGAAGGCCGTGGTAGGCGAGCAGCCGGTCTCGCGCACGGTGACGCGCGAGGTGGCCCAGGTCATCACCTGGCAGAAGCGGCGCGAGGACATGAAGGCCGTGTGCCTGAACTGCCACGGCCGCCAGTTCGCCGACGGCTTCTATGAGCAGTTCGATTCGTTGGTCGCGCTCTACAACGACAAGTTCGGCAAGCCCGCCAAGGCCGTCATGGACGAGCTCCAAGCCGACGGGGTGCTCAGCGCCAAGGCCCCCTTGGAGCACGACGTGCAGTGGGATTTTTGGGAGCTTTGGCATCATGAGGGCCGCCGCGCCCGGCACGGAGCCAGCATGATGGGCCCGGACTACACCCATTGGCACGGCATGTACGAGGTGGCCAAGAACTTCTACCTGCGCTTCCTGCCGGCGGCGGTCAAGGCCGCCTCGGAGAAGAGTCCGGACCTCGGCCGCAAGTGGCAGGCCAAGCTCGACGCCCTGATGACCAAGGAAGAGCATGTCTGGCGCAAGGGCCTGACTCCGAAGGAGGCCGAACAGCTCCAGAAGGAGTACAAGGCCAGATACAACCAGTAGCACCGGAGGCTCCATGAAAATCCTGCTGATCTCAGCCAGCCCGCGCAAGGCCCGCAGCCAGACCTGGGCTTTGGCCAAGCATGTGGTCAAAGGCCTCGGCCCGAAGGCGCGGGTCGAGACCGTGCATCTGCGCGACCTCAAGATCGGCTACTGCACTCACTGCGAAGCCTGCCACGTGACCTGCATGCGCTGTCCCGTCAAGGACGACGTGCACGCCCTGCTGGGCAAGATGCTCGCCGCGGACGGCATCATCCTGGCGACTCCCAACTACATCAACCAGGTCACCGCGGCTCTCAAAGCCGTCCTTGACCGCTCCAGCCACTTCATCCACTGCAAGCGGCTCATGGGCAAGTACCTCTGCGCGGTGGTCACCTCGGGCAGCGGCACCCAGGACGGGCTCATCCTGGACTATCTCCGGCATTACGCGCACATCTGCGGCGCGCAGTTCTCAGGCGGCGTCACGGCCTGCGCCTACGCCATGGAGAAGAAGGCCGCCGAGGCCGTCCGGTTCGGAAAGAGGTTCTCCCAGGACATCTCCGGCCGCAAGAGGTATCCCGCCCAGCAGCGGGCCATCGAGGCCGCGATGGCGCACTTCGGCAGGATCATCGCGCTGCGCAAGGACCATTGGCGCGGCGAGTACGCGTACTGGAAAGAGCAGGGCTGGCTCTAGGGCTGGCCAAGGCATCTAGGACTTAGGGCCCATGACGCGTCTGGGCCTATTTGGTAACCTGACAGCGATGGGCTTCTGGTCATTGCTGTGCGCGAGCCTGCTCCTGGCTCCGGCCTCGTCGGCCAACGACGTCGGCGAATCCGTGCGTTTCAGCGGACGCGCCGCGGCGCGCATGGAGGCCGTAGAGCCCTCGGGAGAAGGGCGGGTCCTCTTCGACACCGGCGATAGTGACGCACCCGCCTTCCCGTATGACACCGTCCTTCTGCAGGGTATCATGCCGGACGGGGGCCTGCGCCTGGAAGTCGCGCTGCCCTCTTTGGCGGGGCTCTGGCATACGTGGACGCCGGTCGAGGTCAAGCGCTTCCCGACCGGGCGGTTCTGGGCGCGCTGCCGGTTCGCCGGCCCCAGCCGCCGGCCCCTGCGCCTGCGCGTCGTGGACGCGGGCGTCAAGACGGCGCACCTCTTCGAGCTCTACGACGCCGAGCTCTTCATTTCCGGGACCGGACCTGAAGCCGAGCCTCGGTCCCGGGAGACTCCGTCTGTGGTCGTGCCCTCAGCCGGGACGTACCGGTTCGTCCGGCGCGCGGATTGGGGAGCCCAGCCTCCCAAGGGCGACTACACCGCGCACGCGCCCGGGCGCCTGACCATGCACCACACGGCCGGCCGCAAGCCGGCGACCTACGAGGAGGCCGCGGCGGAGATGCGCTTTATCCAGGATTTCCACATGAACGGGCGGGGCTGGCTGGACGTCGGCTATCACTTCATCATCTCTCCCACCGGCCACGTCTTCGAGGGCCGGCCCGAGGGCGTGGTCGGCGCGCATGTGCTCAACCACAACACGGGCAACCTCGGCGTATCCTTCATGGGGAACTATCATCCGCCGACATCGGATCAGCCCACGGCCGAGGCGCTCGACGCTTTCCGGGCCTTGGGCAGGCGGCTGGTCGTCGACTACCAGATCCCGGGCGCGCAGATCCAGGCGCACCGGGACCTGGGCTCCACCGACTGCCCCGGAGACATCCTCTACGCCAAGCTGTCCGAGCTGCGGGCCCAGATCGTGGCCGAGGCCAAGCTGGGCACTCGCCGCCTGTCCAAGGGGGAGCTCCCAGTCGAGGCCTACCTGAAGTCCCTGCCCTGGTAGCTCTTAGAACTTCTCATACTGCGGCTTCCAGACCCGCGAGAACCCTAACGAGACGCCGGTCATGGCGCTGTAGCCCCAGAGCGGCCGGGTCTTGAGGGCGAACGAGTAGAAATCGAGGAAGGGGGCTATGGTGAGGTGCTTGAAGATGGGGATGCGCAGCTTGAAGTTGACGTCGCTCTCCCAGCGCAGGTCCTGGGGCTGGTCGTGGTCGGTCAGGAAGAAGTAGTTGGCCCACGCCTCGCCTTCGAACTTCACGGGCCCGGGCCCGAAATCCCGGGCTAAGAGCGCGCGGGTGCGCAGACCGTACTGGGTGTGGACCGGGTCCACGGAATAGTCGCGCTTGATGTTGGCCGCCAGGCGCAGCGAGCGCACGAAAGCGCCGTCGTAGAACTCGACGCCCGGGTAGGCCGAGAAGATCTGACGGCGCCGCAGCGGCGGGGTGGCCTCGAGCTGGGTCTCGTAGTTGAAGGCCAGAGACGGGCCCCAGGAGCGGGCCAGCCACGGCGTCGGGATCGCTCCGAGGCGGCGGGTGCCGCTGGTCGTCAAGCTCAAGCGGTTGGCCGTGACGTTGGTGATCGGCGGCTGATTGCGGGGCCGCAGGCTGCTGCGGGCGTAGTCGAGCTCCAAGGTGTTGCCCCATTTGTAGTCGCGCAGCAGGTAGTCGGCGTCGGTCCTGACTTCGCCCGCGATGAGGAGCTCGTTGCTGCCCTGGATGCGGGGGTTGGACACCGAGTTGAAAGCGTCGTCGCGCACGACCTGCGTGTTCTGCAGGTTGAGACTGACGTCCCGGAAGTCGATCCGCCAGAGCCCTTTTTCCCTGATAGGACGCCCCTCCATCCAGTCGCGGTAGCAGCCGGGCTGGCTGCCTTGGCGCTTGCGCAGGGCGGCCAGGACGATGTCCGCCATGCTCCGGTTCCCAGGGACCGGTTCCCGTTCCGCCGGCAGGCCCAGGATGTCGGCGAAGATCTGTGTGGTGGTGACCCGGTAGTGGTCGTTGGGCTCGACAGGCACGCCGTGCACGGTGGTCGTGCCGGCCGGGCCGAGGCCTCCTATCACGAAGGCGGGCTCGCCGCCGATGCCCTCGGCTCTTTCATTCCACGACCGGCTCTCGGCCATCAAGGCCTTGAGCTGGGAGCCCTTGAGGCTCAGTCGGACGGGCTGGTCGTCATAGCGCAGCCAGACTCGCAGCAGGCTCTCCTTGATCCCGGCATCGCTGGGGACGCCCCGCGGCCAAGCGCGCAGGAGCCCCGCCTCGGAGCCGGTCTCCTCGGCTATAAGGTCCGCGGCCATGGTCCAGAACTCGCGGTCTCCGATCTCGCGGGCCTGCGCGGCGGGCGGGAAGATGTCGCGGGCGGCAGGGATGAGGGGAGGCTCCGTGGAGAAGGTGATGCCGAAGGACTCCGGCTCGAATTCGGAGAAGGAATCGGCGATGGGGACCGATTCGTCCAGGAGGATGGTGCGGCTGCGCAGGTGCATGTCGCGCCCGCCCGGGCGGCGCTCGACGGAGACCTCGGCGATGTCGAGAGCCAGGGGATAATCGCGCAGCGTGGCGAGCGGAGGCTCGTATTCCTTGCGGCCCTTCTCGATGACGTCCATCTCGGATCCCTGCGTTCCCGTCGGCTCGCCGCCGCTCTCGGCCAGGATCAGGTCCACGCCGCGGGCCAACAGCCGAAGGTCCATGGAGACCTCCTTGGCGTGGGCCAGAAGCACGACCACGTCGGCCTGCTCCCGGAACTTGGGGAGGCGTTCCTCCAGGGCGGGCAAGGGGTCGCGGACGGTGAGGTGGCCCAGTCCAGAGCGCGCCAGGTACCGGTTGGCATCGGGAGAGGTGATCGCGGTGATGGCGACCTTGAGCCCTCCCGCTTCGACCATGACATGGTCGGGCAGGAAGCTGACCGTCGGGGCGCTGGAGTAGACCAGGTTGGCTGACAGGAGCTGGATGCCGTCCGGGTGGTCGCCGCGGTAGCGCGCCAGGTCGGCCCAGTTGAAGATCTCAGCCGAACCCACGGCTGAATAGGCCAGACCGAGCTTGCTCAAGGCATCCGTGAGCGCCGTGCCCTTGAGCTCGGCCAAAGGGTCGCCCAGGATGTCCTGATGAGAGACCCCGATGATGGGCGGGCCATGGCTGCGTTCGCGCTGAAGTGCCGTGGCCAGCCGGCCCAAGCCGCCGAAGCCCTTGCCGACCATGATGATGTAAGCGTCCTGCCCTTCCCAGCGCAGGCGGGCCAGCGCCGCGGCGGTGTTGTGCCAACGGGCGCCTTCGCCCTGGGACGGGTCGATCAGGGCCGTGACCAAGGAGTCGCCCGAGGGAGTCGTCGCCATGGAAAGCGCCAGGCTGCGGGTCGCGGGATGCACGCTCCACAGGGCCTCGAAAGAGGACGGGTCCTGTCCGGCCCGGAGCAGTCCGGCAACGAGGGCGGGGATGGGAGGCGAGATGATGGCCACGGCCGCCTCGGTCTCCAGGACCGCGGCCGGGGCTTGGTCCGGGACCGTCCCCAGTCCGTCGGGGATCCGGAAGCGGTAGTCGCTCCCGCTGTAGTAGCAGGGCAGGAACTCGATGTTGCGCAAAGTCCCGCTGGAGGGGAACT is part of the Elusimicrobiota bacterium genome and encodes:
- a CDS encoding NAD(P)H-dependent oxidoreductase encodes the protein MKILLISASPRKARSQTWALAKHVVKGLGPKARVETVHLRDLKIGYCTHCEACHVTCMRCPVKDDVHALLGKMLAADGIILATPNYINQVTAALKAVLDRSSHFIHCKRLMGKYLCAVVTSGSGTQDGLILDYLRHYAHICGAQFSGGVTACAYAMEKKAAEAVRFGKRFSQDISGRKRYPAQQRAIEAAMAHFGRIIALRKDHWRGEYAYWKEQGWL
- a CDS encoding multiheme c-type cytochrome, whose amino-acid sequence is MAAEPDCAGCHKLHSPALVMEWQRSKHAGASVGCLQCHGAEASDAGAWKHHGETISVIVTPKTCAQCHADEAAQFARSHHARAGEILASLDNVLAEKAAGMPGNKADAVSGCLQCHGGVVKFMKDEKGAALRSGPEGRPVIDPATWPNSGIGRFNPDGSKGSCNACHSRHSFESKLARNPENCGKCHMGPDHPQIEIYNESKHGIAFHANKDKMALDKEGDWILGRDYSAAPTCATCHIAGHMGPDGKVAGNTHDVGERISWTLRPVVSVKQNLVVFKDGFKEDYPETRPVPKVGEKIETVEKAVVGEQPVSRTVTREVAQVITWQKRREDMKAVCLNCHGRQFADGFYEQFDSLVALYNDKFGKPAKAVMDELQADGVLSAKAPLEHDVQWDFWELWHHEGRRARHGASMMGPDYTHWHGMYEVAKNFYLRFLPAAVKAASEKSPDLGRKWQAKLDALMTKEEHVWRKGLTPKEAEQLQKEYKARYNQ
- a CDS encoding N-acetylmuramoyl-L-alanine amidase, whose amino-acid sequence is MGFWSLLCASLLLAPASSANDVGESVRFSGRAAARMEAVEPSGEGRVLFDTGDSDAPAFPYDTVLLQGIMPDGGLRLEVALPSLAGLWHTWTPVEVKRFPTGRFWARCRFAGPSRRPLRLRVVDAGVKTAHLFELYDAELFISGTGPEAEPRSRETPSVVVPSAGTYRFVRRADWGAQPPKGDYTAHAPGRLTMHHTAGRKPATYEEAAAEMRFIQDFHMNGRGWLDVGYHFIISPTGHVFEGRPEGVVGAHVLNHNTGNLGVSFMGNYHPPTSDQPTAEALDAFRALGRRLVVDYQIPGAQIQAHRDLGSTDCPGDILYAKLSELRAQIVAEAKLGTRRLSKGELPVEAYLKSLPW